A single region of the Changchengzhania lutea genome encodes:
- a CDS encoding DUF4136 domain-containing protein, with amino-acid sequence MKFFNALILVLLIVACAPIRVNYDYDKTTDFSSYKTYNYYSDMTPGLSPLDTKRLLNAIDSKMTIRGFQLSNTPDFFIDIKSSEFQQVQRNTVGVGVGGGGRNVGGGISVGIPVGQANIDRQIIIDFVDENNKGLFWQSIIETSISPNASPENREVRFNAIIEKVLSKYPPKK; translated from the coding sequence ATGAAATTTTTTAATGCCCTCATTTTAGTACTACTTATCGTTGCTTGTGCACCCATACGCGTGAATTATGATTATGATAAAACCACCGATTTTAGCAGTTATAAAACCTATAATTACTATAGTGATATGACTCCTGGTTTAAGTCCTTTAGATACTAAGCGCTTACTGAATGCCATAGATTCGAAAATGACAATACGCGGTTTCCAACTGTCTAATACGCCAGACTTTTTTATTGATATTAAGAGTAGTGAATTCCAACAAGTACAGCGAAATACCGTAGGTGTTGGCGTAGGTGGAGGCGGTAGAAATGTAGGTGGTGGTATTTCGGTTGGCATACCTGTTGGACAGGCCAACATTGATCGACAGATTATAATTGATTTTGTGGACGAAAATAATAAAGGCCTCTTTTGGCAGTCCATAATTGAAACCAGTATCAGTCCGAACGCCTCACCCGAAAATAGAGAAGTACGATTTAATGCTATTATAGAAAAAGTGTTGTCAAAGTATCCACCTAAAAAATAA
- a CDS encoding autorepressor SdpR family transcription factor produces MNYVFKALNDDTRRQILELLKAKDMNAGEIADAFNISKPSISHHLDILKRADLVSSEKQGQFITYSLNTTILEDVLQWIITLKK; encoded by the coding sequence ATGAACTATGTATTCAAAGCATTAAATGATGACACACGCCGACAAATATTAGAGCTACTTAAAGCCAAGGATATGAACGCAGGTGAAATAGCTGATGCCTTTAATATTTCGAAACCCAGTATTTCGCATCATTTAGATATTTTAAAACGCGCCGATTTAGTGTCTAGCGAAAAACAAGGTCAGTTTATCACCTATTCACTAAACACCACCATTTTGGAAGATGTTTTGCAATGGATTATCACTTTAAAGAAATAA
- a CDS encoding SdpI family protein has protein sequence MIWDSLPETVPTHWNYKGEIDDWGHKSTTIFITFLLSGLTYLLFTIIPMIDPKKKIKLMGNKYDNLKFLMTLFMSALAIFLLYSIKEQSLTNPAFLIAAIGLLYILLGNYIKTIKANYFIGIRTPWTLEHESVWKSTHLLAGKLWFIGGLAIVITALLTDRDFYTIFFIVITIIISLIPVIYSFIAYRKLKIED, from the coding sequence ATGATTTGGGATAGTCTCCCCGAAACCGTTCCTACGCATTGGAACTATAAAGGTGAAATTGACGACTGGGGTCACAAAAGCACAACCATATTCATTACATTTTTACTATCAGGACTTACTTATTTACTCTTTACCATAATTCCCATGATTGATCCGAAGAAAAAAATCAAACTTATGGGAAATAAGTATGATAACTTAAAGTTTTTAATGACGCTTTTTATGTCTGCTCTAGCCATCTTTTTGTTGTATAGTATTAAAGAACAATCCTTAACAAATCCAGCATTTCTAATCGCTGCCATCGGGTTGCTATATATCCTTTTAGGAAATTATATAAAAACCATTAAAGCCAATTATTTTATTGGCATTAGAACCCCGTGGACTTTAGAACATGAATCCGTTTGGAAAAGCACCCACCTTTTAGCAGGTAAACTTTGGTTTATTGGCGGACTTGCCATCGTAATAACAGCCCTATTGACAGACCGGGATTTCTACACGATATTCTTTATTGTGATTACCATTATCATCAGCCTTATTCCTGTTATATATTCGTTTATAGCATACAGAAAACTTAAAATTGAAGACTAA